Part of the Microcoleus sp. AS-A8 genome, GCAAGCGAGTCGCTATGAAAATCGCCCGATTTACTTCTCTGATATCATTGTTAACGCCCAAAGCCACCTTCAACGTTTTGCTGACTTAGCGGGTAAAACTTGGTGCTACAACGATCCCGGATCGAACAGCGGTTACAACCTGATGCGACAACGGCTGATTCAGGGGGGTTACCCCAGTCGCTTTTTCGGTCAGGTGATGCCATCCGGCTCCCATCAGCGTTCCATCCGATGGGTAGTTGAGGGACAGGCGGATTGTTCGGCGATTGATAGCACGGTGCTAGAGCAAGAATTGCGGGATTTTCCGGAATTTTCGCCGCATTTACGGGTGATTGAGTCGCTCGGCCCCTGCCCGATGCCACCCGTAGTGGCTGCACAACGGCTGGGTACAGATTTGATTAACGCCTTACGTTCGGCGTTGTGTGAACCGGATGCAGAACTGCAAGCGGCAATGAGGCGATCGCACATTCAGCAATACGTTCCTGTGCAGTGTGAAGATTACGAGGAACTGGCAACGATGTACGACGCGGCGGTAGAAGCAGGATTTGAAGCGATCGCTTAATGGATTTAAGCACTGAGATGTCCGACCACCTCAACCAGTTTGGCGTAAGTTTGAGCCAAGGCTGAGCCTTTGGACTGACATAAGTCTTCAATCCATTGCGTGGCTTGATTCGGCTTGATTGTCATTCTCGACTTTGCCGTCAGCTTCCCCGTGGGATATTTGATCAGTCCCTGAGGTTGGGGACTGGATGTTACAGTTGGTTCACTCTGAAGCAAAGGAATGTAACGACGGGAGGCAAAACGCTTTTCTAACAGCTTAATTGCTTCATGGTTTTGATTGGCACGCAACCAAGCATCGAGATAAATTTGTTCAAATAAATCGTGTTGGGCATGACTACCCCCAATAGTGTGTAGGCGACCCAAGATTGGGCCAAGTTCAGCAATGGCTCTTTCCCATTTTCCTTGAGCATGAGCCGCCATTCCTCGTGCGGCGGGTACAGCAACCTCATTCCACGCCCGTTGTACAGAAGAGTCAGCCGTTTTGGCATACGCTTGCATACTCAAAAGCATCTCAGTCACTTGCTGCGCGTGACCGGCTTTAGATAGAGCGTAAATGTAATGCAAATCTTGGAAGGGTAAGGCGTGTTCGTGAATTCGTGCCGTGAGATGAGGGGCAAGTTCCTGCCATCTGTTGCCCACATCAACGCCTCTTAATTCCAAGCGCAACAGCAGGGAAATCGCGCCAATTGGGTCTTTGGATGAATCTTTCCCAGCCCGACCCCAGACGTGAGTGTCATAGAGCGATAGTACTTTCTGAAACTGTTGCTTTTCTAAATAATAGAGAGCGATGTGCCACCAATTATGGGTGTAGAGCATGGAATTGCAGTTTTCCCAGGTATCACAGAGGCTTTCCATCCACACAATGCCTTCTTCCAGTCTCCCCTGCATTTCCAGCACATGGGCAACCGCATGGTGTGCCCAAGGGTCATTCCGGTTCATTTCGGTTGCCAGTTGTCCCATTCCTTCCGCCTCGTCGAAGCGGTGGCACTGTTCTAAACCGAAGGCAATCATGCCGTATAGGTAGTGATTTTCCCGGTTAGCGGGTAAAACTTTTTCGGCAATCGAGAGGAGTGCTTCTGGATTCCCCTGATAGAAGTAGTGGTATTGACCCATTTGCACTGCCACAATATCACGGGGAAACTTTTGGGTGAGGACTTCGAGGTAGGCAATGGATTTATCAATTGCACCGGCTGCCCAAGCTTCCACCGCCGAGATGTAAAGCTGTTCCCGCTCCGTGGCTTTGTTTCTATACTGTTTAGCGGCTTGGAGATAAGGCAAGGCTTGACGACGTGACTCCCCTGTTTCGTGGGAGAGGTACAACGCAGCGGCATGGGCGTTGGCGATCGCACATTCGGGATCGGACTCTATTCCTTTAAAAATAGCCACGGCGTCCTTACCATAGGCCAGTGCCTGGTCAGTATAGCGATTAATAGCCGCAATGGTTTCGGGCGAATCTGTAGTAACGTCTAATCCTTGAGAATCTTGTAACATTCCTGTGTCCCTCAATGGCCTTTTCTATACCCCACCGATTCCACCGAGGTCGCCCCTGTCGCAATCTACGATAAGTCGGTCGGAATACCGTAATTAAGAGAGTATCGCATAGCGATCAGTAGACTGCAAGAGATGGCTATTGGAGAAAAATTCATGTCATAACGAAGGTGGAAGTGGCGACTAAACCTACGTTCGACCATCGTCTCAAATTTTTATAGCCTGACAATATCTGTCTTTTATGCTGACCTAATGAGGAATTGATGTGTTGATTAGTTGGATGACTTTACTAACTCTTATATTCTCTGCATGTATAGTTTGTGAGAGCTTCAACTTGCCAGTTTCCACGGGACAAGGATTTCAGCTTTTTGTTACTCTCTGGTTAAGGGAATTGCTCTCAAGAAATACAGCTACATGTTCGGTAAGGGCGGGTTTTGTATTCAGGTTGTCGTTGTATGCACACAGTTAATTTCTCGCGATCGCCCCTACTTGACCCATGCTCATGGCTGCGTGCAGATCTCATCACACAGATGGCGATCGCTCTGGCTCATGTCGGGGTTGTTTTTCAGGTAATCACTCACCCAACTACCACCGAGTTCCATGAGACTATCTAGATTTAAGAAGATAGCGAAGAGCAGGCAACAACCCAAATTACCTCTCATGGATGATTAAATAACATTAACTTTATGTCGCGATCGCCTAACTATACCGAGCAACCTTGGACAGAAACCTACAGCGAGATTATTGATGTTCGCAGTGAAAGTGAGTTTGCCGAAGATCATATCCCCGGTGCCCTTAACCGACCTGTCCTGAATGATGCTGAACGTGCCAAAGTCGGCACACTCTATAAACAAGTCTGCGCTTTCGAGGCTCGCAAAGTCGGTGCCGCCCTCGTTGCCCAAAATATTGCTCGGCATCTGGAGAGCCATTTTGCTGCCAAAGCCAAAGACTACCATCCCCTCGTTTACTGCTGGCGTGGGGGTCAGCGTTCCAACAGTATGGCACTGGTCTTGAGTCAAATTGGTTGGCCTGTTACAGTCCTTCAAGGAGGATACAAAACTTACCGAACTTATGTGCGCGACCAACTAGAACAGTTACCACAACAATTGACTTACCACGTCTTATGTGGACTGACCGGTAATGGGAAAACCCATATCCTGCACCAGTTAGCCAAACGGGGCGTCCAAGTGCTGGATTTAGAGGATTTAGCCAATCATCGCGGTTCCCTCCTCGGTCAAGAGTGGGAAGGGAAGCTTTCACCTCAACCCTCGCAAAAATCTTTTGAATCGCAGCTAGTTCAAAAATTGCAAAGTTTTGATATGAGTAAACCCGTGTGGGTGGAAGCTGAAAGTAACAAAATTGGACAAGTTTATTTACCCCCATCCCTTTGGCAACACATGAAACAGGCGAACTGTGTTGAAATTCAGTTACCGCAAGCCGCCAGAATCGAATGGCTGTTACAGCAATATCCGCACTTAATCACACATCCCGACCTGCTTAAACAAAAATTAAAGTGGCTAAAATCTCGTTATGGTCGGGACAAAATCAACGAGTGGTATAACCTAATTGATGCGGGGAAGTGGCACACCTTAGTAGACGATTTGCTGACCTTTCATTATGACCCCGCTTACATGCGATCGCTCGGTCAAAGCTATGTCCATATACAATGCCAGTTGCAGATACCTGATTTATCCCAGGCTAGTATTAACCGCTTGCTGGATACTTTGAAGGCGTCAGTCCTAGAATGAACAGGACATAATTAAACTATCTGCAAAAGGCTTATAGCGGTTTGCATTTAGATGAGGTACAAGGCTGACGGTTTTAAGGCAGAGGGCAGAGGGCAGAGGG contains:
- a CDS encoding PhnD/SsuA/transferrin family substrate-binding protein, producing MSQPNPLRLVSYLAPNMFGFYEAVGASLSKVLGIETQVVQSQYDPLEDPMMLEDRLDIAFICGLPFARRHRVISSQLQALVAPVMQASRYENRPIYFSDIIVNAQSHLQRFADLAGKTWCYNDPGSNSGYNLMRQRLIQGGYPSRFFGQVMPSGSHQRSIRWVVEGQADCSAIDSTVLEQELRDFPEFSPHLRVIESLGPCPMPPVVAAQRLGTDLINALRSALCEPDAELQAAMRRSHIQQYVPVQCEDYEELATMYDAAVEAGFEAIA
- a CDS encoding tetratricopeptide repeat protein, whose translation is MLQDSQGLDVTTDSPETIAAINRYTDQALAYGKDAVAIFKGIESDPECAIANAHAAALYLSHETGESRRQALPYLQAAKQYRNKATEREQLYISAVEAWAAGAIDKSIAYLEVLTQKFPRDIVAVQMGQYHYFYQGNPEALLSIAEKVLPANRENHYLYGMIAFGLEQCHRFDEAEGMGQLATEMNRNDPWAHHAVAHVLEMQGRLEEGIVWMESLCDTWENCNSMLYTHNWWHIALYYLEKQQFQKVLSLYDTHVWGRAGKDSSKDPIGAISLLLRLELRGVDVGNRWQELAPHLTARIHEHALPFQDLHYIYALSKAGHAQQVTEMLLSMQAYAKTADSSVQRAWNEVAVPAARGMAAHAQGKWERAIAELGPILGRLHTIGGSHAQHDLFEQIYLDAWLRANQNHEAIKLLEKRFASRRYIPLLQSEPTVTSSPQPQGLIKYPTGKLTAKSRMTIKPNQATQWIEDLCQSKGSALAQTYAKLVEVVGHLSA
- the mnmH gene encoding tRNA 2-selenouridine(34) synthase MnmH; protein product: MSRSPNYTEQPWTETYSEIIDVRSESEFAEDHIPGALNRPVLNDAERAKVGTLYKQVCAFEARKVGAALVAQNIARHLESHFAAKAKDYHPLVYCWRGGQRSNSMALVLSQIGWPVTVLQGGYKTYRTYVRDQLEQLPQQLTYHVLCGLTGNGKTHILHQLAKRGVQVLDLEDLANHRGSLLGQEWEGKLSPQPSQKSFESQLVQKLQSFDMSKPVWVEAESNKIGQVYLPPSLWQHMKQANCVEIQLPQAARIEWLLQQYPHLITHPDLLKQKLKWLKSRYGRDKINEWYNLIDAGKWHTLVDDLLTFHYDPAYMRSLGQSYVHIQCQLQIPDLSQASINRLLDTLKASVLE